In Candidatus Kerfeldbacteria bacterium, a single genomic region encodes these proteins:
- a CDS encoding AtpZ/AtpI family protein produces MEKPIEKAWWQPALAVFGEVTGWIVAPILLALFGGRWLDERFQTDPWFYLGLTALAVTITVVGLVKIGGKYIRQVENMKTTKKPDERNNRTT; encoded by the coding sequence ATGGAGAAACCTATTGAAAAAGCATGGTGGCAGCCAGCACTTGCGGTATTTGGTGAAGTTACCGGCTGGATCGTCGCACCGATTTTATTGGCGCTTTTTGGCGGTCGGTGGCTCGATGAGCGATTCCAGACTGACCCCTGGTTTTATCTGGGATTGACGGCACTGGCCGTTACGATTACCGTCGTCGGTTTAGTCAAAATTGGAGGAAAATATATTCGACAAGTCGAAAACATGAAAACAACTAAGAAGCCAGATGAGCGAAACAACCGAACAACTTGA
- the atpB gene encoding F0F1 ATP synthase subunit A, with protein MSETTEQLEVTVQNTDTTIGGVEAAVAETETTTEAGHEPTLFAEPIAHLGGFTVTNSLLNSWLAVAIICLLAFFVSRKVKQIPRGIQNVFEIVVDGAMKLADSVTGKRAITEKIFPFVFTLFLFVLINNWLGLIPGIGSIGFLEMEEGHEIFVPLFRGGTADLNTTLALAIFTVIGSNVFGILIVGGWKYFNKFVNVQALVAIPGKVIKEPTSIIVNPIKFFVGIIEIIGEVAKIASLSFRLFGNIFAGEVLLASMAVIFAFVLPIPFMFLEIIVGLIQALIFSMLTLVYFSVAASSEEH; from the coding sequence ATGAGCGAAACAACCGAACAACTTGAAGTGACCGTCCAAAACACCGATACGACTATCGGCGGGGTGGAGGCTGCCGTGGCAGAAACTGAAACGACGACCGAGGCTGGCCATGAGCCGACATTATTTGCCGAACCGATTGCGCATCTTGGCGGTTTTACGGTCACTAATTCATTATTGAATTCATGGTTAGCCGTTGCCATCATTTGTCTCTTAGCATTTTTTGTGAGTCGAAAAGTGAAGCAAATCCCGCGCGGTATTCAGAATGTATTTGAAATAGTCGTTGATGGCGCTATGAAGCTGGCTGATTCCGTGACGGGCAAGCGGGCTATAACCGAGAAAATATTTCCTTTTGTTTTTACGCTTTTCCTGTTTGTATTAATCAACAATTGGCTGGGGTTAATCCCGGGCATTGGTTCCATCGGTTTTCTAGAAATGGAAGAAGGGCATGAAATATTTGTTCCGCTGTTTCGTGGTGGTACCGCCGATTTGAATACGACGTTAGCACTCGCCATATTCACCGTGATTGGTTCGAACGTGTTTGGCATTTTGATTGTCGGCGGATGGAAATATTTTAATAAATTCGTCAATGTACAAGCGTTGGTTGCAATTCCCGGGAAAGTGATCAAGGAGCCCACGTCAATTATTGTGAATCCTATTAAGTTTTTTGTCGGCATTATTGAAATTATTGGAGAGGTGGCAAAGATTGCCTCACTGTCATTCCGGTTATTTGGTAATATATTTGCAGGTGAAGTATTATTGGCCTCGATGGCGGTGATATTTGCGTTTGTGTTGCCCATCCCATTTATGTTTTTGGAAATCATTGTTGGTTTGATTCAAGCCCTGATATTCAGTATGCTGACGTTGGTGTATTTCTCAGTAGCTGCCTCTAGTGAAGAGCACTAG